TGTTTCATACACCTTTTCAGTTCTTTGCGGAGACCTTTCATACTGGCTTCTTCAACGCGCTCCTCTGCCTCGACTTCCACTTGAACAATCGGGGCTGGAATAATGATTGGCTTGGGAGCTTGAATATTCACAGATGGTGCTTCTACTTGAACGGTGGGCACCGAAGCGGAAACAGAGACCTGCGGAGTAGGTGTGGTGACGTGAACCTTTGGAGCACGCACGTTGACCCGAAGCAAACGGTGCAGTCTTTTTTGCAACAGATCGACTTGACGAAGTCTGGCTTTTGCTGATTTGACCCGCCTTCTTTTCCGAGCAGCTTTCGTCATTTTCATAAAGGACACCTCCCACTTGACATGGTTTATCATATTCAGTGCGGGAGGGTCTGTTGTGGACAAATACCCGGTCAAGGAAAAATGGGGTAGGATGCCTTATTTCTCAGCAAGAGCAATTCGGATACCGATTCCAGCATACAAGATCGCTTTACCGTAATTGACATACTTTCCGACAGAGGCGCGACCTAGTAATTTTTGACCGAAAATCCCGGCAAAAACAGCGACGGCTGAAAAGAGGATAATGGTCTGAATCATGAATATGACTCCGAGAATCATCATCTGGAGTGGCTCATTTCCTGTTCCTGGGGTAATGAACTGTGGAAGAAACGCCAGGAAGAACAACGATACTTTAGGATTCAAGACATTCATCAAGATCCCGGTGCGATACAGTCGTAGGGGGGACTTTATTTCTGGTGCAGCTGTGGTTAAGGGGGTTGCTCCTTCTTTTATCGCTTGATAAGCCAGATAAAGGAGATAAAGAGCGCCAGCGTATTTGACGAGCTGAAAGGCAAAAGCGGAGTTGTAAAGAATGGCCGTGATACCTAAAGCGGCTGCAGTCGTGTGAGCGATGAGACCCGTCGTCAACCCCATGGCTGTAGCGATGCCAGCTTTACGACCGTTTGAGATGCTCTGTGCGATGACGAACAGAATGTCAGGTCCGGGAGTCAGCGTCAGCAAGACCGATACTGCCAAGAAAGAGAGAAGCAGAGTGAGATCCATGGATCATGTCGCCTCCTGAGTCAAAAATAAAAACCATTTGACCCATACATTACGGGAAATCAGAAGGACGGTCTAGCGGAAAGGGAAATTTTATTGAAAGAGGAACAAAGAAAATCAAAGGAGTTCTAGATCGGACTTGGCAATTAAACCAAGTTTTACTAAAAACAAATGGAAATTCATGTATAATGGTTCAGGTAATCTTAAAAAAAGAGACATGGAGGTTTCGGCATGAATCAAACGCCGCTCGCTCCTATGGGAGTAGGAAAGCTGCTGGACCGCAGCTTCGTTGTTTATCGTCAGCATTTTGGTGCTTTTTTTCTCATGACCTTGATGCTATTTGGTCCGTTTTTGCTCTTGCAGGATTTACTCCTGTTTGATCTGGGGAGTATGTCTTTCTTCGTACAGGATACGGATGGTTCAGATTTTTGGGAATCGATGGCCAGCAGGTTTACCGCAGAAGACACACGGACTACTGATCAAATTGGATTTCTTCTCCTGTACCTTCTGGTAGTATTGCCGCTGATGACATTGGGTGCCTATCCCCAATTGCTGTCCGGAGCGCTTCTCTTGACCAAAGCCTCGATAGAAGGAAGAGAACTCGGTATCGGGGATGCATTAAAGCAATCGTTTCGCCGATTCTGGCCACTAGTAGGCGCAAGTCTTGTGTACGCTCT
This is a stretch of genomic DNA from Brevibacillus choshinensis. It encodes these proteins:
- a CDS encoding LysE family translocator, producing MDLTLLLSFLAVSVLLTLTPGPDILFVIAQSISNGRKAGIATAMGLTTGLIAHTTAAALGITAILYNSAFAFQLVKYAGALYLLYLAYQAIKEGATPLTTAAPEIKSPLRLYRTGILMNVLNPKVSLFFLAFLPQFITPGTGNEPLQMMILGVIFMIQTIILFSAVAVFAGIFGQKLLGRASVGKYVNYGKAILYAGIGIRIALAEK